From the genome of Cryptococcus deuterogattii R265 chromosome 5, complete sequence:
GTCGCCAGGTGAAGTGTTGGGAGTTTTGTATGGAGTTGCAGCAGTTGAATAAAAAGTCCCGCCATTGTTTTTATTATAGTACCGAGAACTCATGTTTCGGAGGTTGTCGTAAATCATGTTCTGAAATATGACTTGACAGATAACCGGAAATCGCCATTTCGCGACTTTTATTCTTCTAATCTAATCTCGCATTTGTACTTTATTATTGCTCAGTTCACAATCAGTTCTTGGTGAGAGGAGCAAACAAGCGGTGAGCCAAGGCGAGTCGGCGGCGACCAGCCAGAGCTAACATATCCCTTCGGTAGTCTACACCTGGATCGACTTCATCCACATACTACACACACATAACATGTCCCCTACGAAAACTCCCAATGGTATCCCCAACGGCGATATGAATCTAGCTGCCCCTAATATCGATTCCTATCCTTACAACCTCGGCAGCTACTCCTGTAAAGTCAAAACAAACTCCAAAGACTGTCAGACATGGTTCGACCGTGGTTTGATCTGGTCGTACGGCTTCCATCACGAAGAGGCCGAACGGTGCTTCCGCTATGCTGTCGACTGCGACCCCCACTGTGCCATGGCGCACTGGGGTATCGCTTATGCTGGTGGTCCCAATTACAACAAGGCTTGGGAGCGATTCGACGAGGCAGATCTAAAGCGTGCTCTTCACAATTGTCATCTGGCAATTAGCAAAGCGCGGGAGCTCGCAAGTGCTCCATTGGAGGTAGATTTAATCGACGCTCTTTGCGCTCGTTTCCCCTCAGAGCGAGAAGGGGATTACCAACATTGGAATAGGACGTACTCGGAGCATATGGACCAGGTGTATGAGAAACATGGTGATCATGTCGACGTCGTTGCCTTGTACGCTGACTCTCTCATGGCTCTCGCCCCCTGGCAGCTTTGGGATCTTCACACTGGTGCTCCTCGAGAGGATAGCCGAACTTTGCGCATTGAATCGATCCTCGAGAAGGCTCTTCAACGACCGGAGTCTCTATCCCATCCTGGTATCCTTCACTTCTATATCCATCTCATGGAGCTTTCTTCCAAGCCCGAGCTCGCTATTCCGGCTGCTGATCGATTGCGGAGCCTGTGTCCAGATGTGGGCCATTTTAATCATATGCCTGGGCATATCGACCTCTTAATTGGTGACTATCGTCGAGCTATCGCTTCCAACCTTGAAGCGATCCGGGGGGATGAGCTATACATGAAACATGGCTCCACCACCGATTTTTACACATTCTACCGTCTTCACAATTACACTTTCCCTATCTACGCCGGCATGTTTAACGGTCAGTTTCGCATTGCAATGGACACTGTAGAGCGGATGGAAAAGTCTCTCACTGACGACCTCTTGCGAATTCCCAGTCCTCCAATGATTGACTGGATGGAGGGTTTCAAGTCATACCGAGTTCACATACTCGTCCGTTTCGGTAAATGGCACGACATTCTTCAACTCCCTTTCCCAAATGACCGCCAGTTCTACTGCGTCACCACAACTATCCTACATTATGCCCGAGCACTCTCTTACTCTGTCCTTGACCAAGTCGAGGACGCAGTCAAGGAGCGAGAACTCTTCCGCGAGTCTCGTAGGAAGATTTACCCATCACGTTTTGAGTTTCCCAATTCCTGGCAAGATATTCTTAACGTCGCTGAGACTATGCTTACCGGCGAGCTCGAGTACAGACGTGGCAACTACACCCTCGCCTTTGAGCAACTTCGGGAGTCCATCAAGTATTACGACAACCTGATCTACGCCGAGCCTTGGGGTTGGATGCAGCCACCACGCCATGCTTACGCCGCTCTTCAGCTGGAGCAGGGTAACATCGAGGAAGCAGCCAAGACCTACGAAGAAGATCTCGGCTACGCCGACTCACTTCCTCGTGCGGTTCGTCATCCCAACAACGTCTGGGCCCTTCACGGCTATCATGAATGTCTCGTCAAGCTGGGGCGGCACGGCGAAGCCAAAATCCTCGAACCTCAGCTCACACTTGCACTCGCTGTCGCCGATATATCAATCGAATCGTCATGTTTCTGCCGTCGAATGCAGCCTGCTGCCAACCAATCAATGTGTTGTACGTCAATAGGCTAGATAGTGCATCGTGAGTTTTAGATGAAGCGCTCTTCGGGCTTCGGTGCGAGACGAATTTTGATTGAGGCCAGGTACCATTCGATAACTATGCATCTCAAGATTAGGTTAATACAAACATATGCATCTGGATCGACTTGCGGAATGAGATATAGGCGTTTCTCTCATACCCATATATCGGGTGGAACAAACAAAATACGACGAACGGACGCGGTACTAAACGTGAAGAGTTGTAATAGATGCCCATGTTTAATAATAAGCAGGCCAACTGTTTGATGAATGACAGAACCAAACGAAGGAAGTAAACTGGCAGACTAAACGAGTCAAGGACTCGAGTGTTTGTTGATTAATGCCAATTCCTCTGAGATTACGCTCTTTTATTGGGATAATTATTTCTGTACATACAACGCCGTGTACGCAAAGCCGGAAAAGAGGGCATGCGAGCCGAGTGAAAACGGTCCGGATAAAGTAGAGCTGCTTGTTCGTTGACTCGATAGGGTGTAGGAGAGATGTAAATACATGTCAAATCCCGACTTAATCGCAAAAAAGCCCATTTCTCATCACTCAAAACACCTTCGGCTTTGCATCGCCGCCCCTGTGACGTACTTCCCACCTAGAATGAGTACACAAAGTCCggattcttcaaatccgtCAGGTCCTACAAACGTCTCTCAGGGTCAGCTACTGTAGGATACATTCACCGAAAGAAAGCAGCTGCACCTACCTCGAAAGCATGCAGATTTTCGATAAATTCATCCCCTTCAGCAGCGCGGCGcgcctccatctctgcgagcctcttcttgttgcgCCGCCAGAGGAGGGTGCGCGTGAGCAGGGCGGTGATTACAAAGCAGCCGTCTGTAACGAATATCAGTTtaagaaaaaggaagatagaACTTACACAACGCGAGGTGGATGTGCAGACTGTGCAAGTACCGAGGCGCCCATTTGGACTGGAAGATCTGCGGGGCAATGGCGTTACCGCTCGACCACCCGATGACTGTAGACGATGGTCAGCGATGCTTCTGGTTGTGGGGAATTGAACGAGAAGGGTGCCTACATGTGACGGCGTAGGTgatactcttcttcgtctggCCCGCCGAGTTACGCGAGAGCAACATCAATACCGCGGGATAGCACTGTTTGTCATCAGCTGCTATTACTTCTCTTATTATGATAGTCTGAGGAAACTCACGGCCCCGAAAAGCTGCATAATATAGAAAGCCGCCACAAGCCCACCCTTGGTCTTGTTGCTCTGCTCAACAGTTAGGAGCACGATGGTGCCTGCAATGTTGGGGATGGTGAAGCCGACCATGCACAGGCATGTCTCGTTGGTCTTCTTTATGAACCAGCTGTGAAAAACGGAGTTAATCATTATACCAACGGACGCGAAGATCAAAGGCGTTAACGTACCcaatgaggaggaagctgaTGATACCCATGACGCCAAGGGGAATACTTAGCAATTGCGCGTTGAGCGCCTATCTC
Proteins encoded in this window:
- a CDS encoding TPR domain-containing protein, which produces MSPTKTPNGIPNGDMNLAAPNIDSYPYNLGSYSCKVKTNSKDCQTWFDRGLIWSYGFHHEEAERCFRYAVDCDPHCAMAHWGIAYAGGPNYNKAWERFDEADLKRALHNCHLAISKARELASAPLEVDLIDALCARFPSEREGDYQHWNRTYSEHMDQVYEKHGDHVDVVALYADSLMALAPWQLWDLHTGAPREDSRTLRIESILEKALQRPESLSHPGILHFYIHLMELSSKPELAIPAADRLRSLCPDVGHFNHMPGHIDLLIGDYRRAIASNLEAIRGDELYMKHGSTTDFYTFYRLHNYTFPIYAGMFNGQFRIAMDTVERMEKSLTDDLLRIPSPPMIDWMEGFKSYRVHILVRFGKWHDILQLPFPNDRQFYCVTTTILHYARALSYSVLDQVEDAVKERELFRESRRKIYPSRFEFPNSWQDILNVAETMLTGELEYRRGNYTLAFEQLRESIKYYDNLIYAEPWGWMQPPRHAYAALQLEQGNIEEAAKTYEEDLGYADSLPRAVRHPNNVWALHGYHECLVKLGRHGEAKILEPQLTLALAVADISIESSCFCRRMQPAANQSMCCTSIG